Sequence from the Equus quagga isolate Etosha38 chromosome 15, UCLA_HA_Equagga_1.0, whole genome shotgun sequence genome:
tgagttggaaacttctgtccacacaaaaacctgcacatggatgtttacagcagctttattcataatcgccaaaactgggaagcaaccaagatgtccttcagtaggtgaatggataaataattgtgGTTCATCcagacgatggaatattattgagcgctaaaaagaaatgagctatcaagccatgaaaagacatggagaaacttaagtgcatattactaagtgaaaggagccaatctgaaaaggctacatactgtatgattcgaTTACAACTCTATGACCTTCTGGAAAGGCcaaactgtggagacagtgagaagatcagtggttgccaggggtcagtggggaggagggatgaagaggtgaagcacagaggatttttagggcttACTGTAGTAGTGTgcacacgtcattatacatttgtcaaacccATGGAACATCCTataccaagagtgagccctaatgcaGACTATGGACTTTAATGATAATGacgtgtcaatataggttcatcaattataacaaatgtaccaatcTAGAGGGGGATGTTGACAGTGGAGAAGGCTGTGTATGTGTAGGGCCTGGGGTGTATGGAAACTCTAcctgaatttattcttttttgttttgttttgttttgttttgttttgaggaagattagccctgagctaagtactgccgatcctctctttttgctgaggaagactggccctgagctaacatctgtgcccatcttcctctactttatatgtggaacgcctaccacagcatggcttgccaagcaggccatatccgcacccaggatccgaactggggaactccgggccgccgagaagcagaacgtgcaaacttaaccgctgcaccaccgggccggcccctacctgACTTTATTCTTGATAATTAAcagaaagtctattttttaaaaatcaattggccataaatTCAAATTGgccataaactttaaaaattaattgtccaTATTTTTGGACActtaattctattccattcctTATTTCTgtaacacactgtcttgattactgtagctttgtagttgGTTTAGCAATCAGAATGTGtaagccctccaactttgttctttttcaaaatggttcTGGCTCTTCTGGGCCCCTTGTATCTCCATACGAATTTCAGGATCAACTTGATAATTGCTGCAAATCGGGgagttgggattttgattgataGGGACTGCACAGAATCTGCAGgccaatttggggagtattgccatttTGACAAATTAAGTTTTCCAGTCCGTGAAtgtgggatgtctttccactCACATAGGTCTTTACTTCTTTTCAATGATGTTtagtagttttcagtgtagaagtcttgcatttcttttggTAAATTTATTCTTGCTATATTTATACATAAACTTATTCTTTTTGGTGCCGTGTAAgcagagttgttttcttaatttcgtTTCTGGatagttcattgctagtgtacagaaatacacctgatttttgtatattgatcttgtatccagTACATTTGCTGAACTGGTTTattacttctaatattttttgtgtgGACCTCTTAGGGTTTTCTAACATAAGATCACGTCCTCTGAGGCTAGAGATAGTTTTACTCctccctttccaatctggattccttttatttcatgttcttacCTAATTGCCATGGCCAGAGCCCCCAGTAAAGTGTTGGATACAAGTGGAGAGAGGACCTCCCGATGTTGTTCCTGAGCAAAGGGAAAACTTTCAGTCTCTCTCCACTGAGCACAGCAGCCAAGGGCTTTTCGTGGATGGTCTTCGTCAGTCTTTGAGGGTGGTCCCTTCTATTCCAGGtttgttgactgttttttttctgtgtctgttgagatgatcatgtggttcttCTCCTTTATTCCATTAGTATGGCACATTGCATTGACTGATTGTCATgtcttgcatttctgggataaatcccccTTGgtcctttttatatgtttctggATTTAATTTGCTGGTATTCAATTGAACAATTCTGCATCTGTAGTCATAAAAGATGTTGGTCTATAGtttccttgtgatgtctttgcTGGGTGTGGTGACAGGGTGCTCCTGGCTGTGTAGGATGAGGCGGGAAGGGTTCTCTCTTCATCTTGTATTTTTGGCGCGTTCTCTTCACTGCGTCTTCATGTGTTGCTCTATGTAATTGCCTTGCTCCTGGGGGTCCAGCACTTGACACACCCACATCCCTGAAAGTTTACCATTTACTGCATCGACCATGCTTGGCCACACGTACCCCTTGGATGTTGGTGCCAGTGAAGGGGATGTGGTGAGAGCCCCTCTCTGGGTGGATAAAAAGTCAGTGCTCTGAAACCCTGCACACTCTCAGGTGGCCGTCGGTCAGGCCTTGGGGGAACTCCTGTTACACAACTGCCCAGGCCTCTTGCTTGGAAATgcatttttctgggtttctgtgaaggtgtttcagGACAAGGAACTCTGCTCAGTTATGTTTAGGTCACACAGGAGTGAGGTGCGGGAGGGGTCACCCCTGCAGGAAGTGGGAGACCATCTGAGAAGTTCCTCAAGACAATGTCAGCCACATACCAGAAGGGAGAAAAGGGCTGGCTAAGGCAGAGTGCTCCAAGTGGCACCATCTTGCCTGGGAATCCACCACCCTGTCACCAGCCCACTGAGCCAGACAGCCTGCAGGTGCCCCTAACGTCCTATCCCACAAACCACACAGAAACCTGACAACATGGAGAGAGTTTTGGGGGAAGAGGATgactgttttggttttgctttgcttgGATGGATTGTCCACATTTTGTTGTAAACAAGAACACCCTGTCACACCAGCCTTTCCACTTTCAAAGGAGTAGGAAGAGCAGAAGAACAGAGACCCCTCAGCCCCAGGAATAAATAAGCCTGAGGGGGTTTGTGATGGTCACGTGATGAGACACATGATGTGTCCCCATGATACAGGGACTGGCATGGAGCAGATGCTCAGTCCATGACACCTCTTACAGATATCCACAAGTAGGAAGCCATCATTTGGGTCCTCCAGTCTTGACAGGTGCTCCTGGGATGGGAGAGGCGGCCATTGGGGTCTGAGGGGCCCTAGGGGTGCCCCAAGCTGGAGGGCTGGAGGTGGTCCCCAGGGCTCTACTTGTCTCCTTTCAGGACACTGTCTGTGGCTGGAAGCTCAGAACAGCCAGCACGAGTTCTGCCAATTCACAGAACACTCCCCACAGCTGGGCACTCCTTCATCAGTGGGTGAGGGTGGCTTACTGCCATCCCATTGTGCCAGAGGTCAGGGACTGCCGAGGGCCTCTCAGCCGCATTCAGACCCTCATCTTACCAGCGTCTTGCCTGACTCCCGCAGCCCCCACTCCTCCCAGGGTCGAGGGGCCTGGATGTTGCCCAGCTGGTGGAGTCCGTGTGTTGGGATGAGGGATCAAGGAGGGCATCTCCAGCAGTGGAAAGTGGGTGGGCTCCAGACCCCACCCAGACCTGGACCTTAGCCTCCACCTGCCTCCCAAGGCCACCCTGGAGACCTGGGCTAGTCACTTACCTGGAGTCCTGGGCTTCCTCATCTTTGAACTGGGCACAGTCATAGGGCTTCCCCAGAACCTGGTGAACTCTGGTCTTGACTGTGTGAGGTGTGGGTAGTGCGGGCTGAGTGCGTGTGTGACCATGAGACAGGGCCCAGGGCTGGATCTGGCAGCCAATGTGGCGGTGGGTGAAGAGCAGTGGTGGCAATAGCAGGTGAATCAGGGACAGACTCAGGACAGAAAGGAGGCCAAGGCTCAGGGGCCTGACGATGGGGCACAGCAGAGCTGAATCCAGCAATGTGTGCAGATACAGGGGCAGGTTCAAGCCTTGCCTTCAGACACAGGGCTCAGGGCAGCCCCACTCCCTGTGCGGTGGGCGGATACTCCAGCCCAGCAGGGAGGAGGTTTGGGAGATGAACACCTCTGTCTGAGGCCAAGTCACCACCTGGGCACAGCCCAGGGCCACAGAGTCGTTCTTTTTCTGGGTCCTGGAGGCCTGGCTCAGCTCCTGGGATGCCTCTCATTTCCCTTATGCTCTCAGAACTCAGAAGGCTAAAACTTTTCCTAGCCATGCTCCCTggggctccccctccccaccttcagAGCCATTCCTGAACACACCCTTCCTTCCCTGGGAGGTGGCCCAAAGGGATCCCCATACTTCCCTGTGGCCTCCTGCCCACGCTGCTGCCAGGCCCTGAGCCTGCCTCATCCAGCCCTTAAGCTGCCCGTGGTCCAGGCTTGGGTCCCCAGAGCAGGGTCAGAGCAAGGACTGAAGGCTGGTCAAGACCTGGCTGGGCAGCTTGTCACTCCCCTCTGACTCTCATAGGTGCTGGCATCTGGCTTGGGGCTCATCTCAGCTGCCCACCATGGCCCAGAGGCTGTGCAGCACAGCCAGCCTGGTGCGTTTCTGCCAGAAGCTGAACCGGCTGAAGACACTGGAGGAGTCCCCCACAGAGACGTCGCTACGGTGCCACCTGACCACACTGCACCTGACCCTGCTGGGTGTGGGTGGTATGGTGGGCTTCGGCCTCTACGTGCTCACAGGCACCGTGGCCAAGGAGATGGCTGGCCCTGCAGTGCTCATGTCCTTCTGTGTGGCTGCTGTGGCCTCCCTGCTGGCAGCCCTATGCTATGCAGAGTTGGCAGTACGCGTACCCCACAGGGGCTCTGCCTACCTGTTCACCTACTTGTCCATGGGTGAGCTGTGGGCCTTCCTCATTGGGTGGAACATATTCGTTGAGTGTCTCATTGTTGGTGCTGCTGTGGCCCGTGACTGCAGCAGCTACTTGGATGCCATCTTTAGCCACCAAATCAGCAGCTTCACTGAGACCCATGTGGGCATCTGGCAAGTGCCCTTACTGGCCCAGTACCCGGACTTCTTGGTTGCTGGCATCGCACTTTTGGCTTCTGCATTCATCACCTGCAGAGCCCACATCTCTTCCTGGCTCAACCACATCTTCTCCGCCATCAACCTGGCCATCTttctcttcatcatcatcatcctgggGTTTGTCCTGGCCCGCCCGCACAACTGGAGCACTGAGGAGGGTGGCTTTGCACCCTTTGGCTTCTCTGGCATCATGGCTGGGGCTGCCACCTGCTTCTACGCCTTTACGGGCTTTGATGTCATTGCTGCCTCAAGTGTAGAGGCCCAGAACCCAAAGCGAGCAGTGCCTATGGCCATCGCCATCTCGCATGGCCTGGTGACTAGTGCCTACATCCTCATCTCCACAGTCCTCACCCTCATGGTGGCATGGTACCGCCTGGACCCTAACTGGGCACTCGCTGACACCTTCTACCAGCGGGgcgggaggaagaggaggaggaggaggagaaggaggaggagggagaggaggagggggagggggaggaggaggggaagggagaggaggaggNNNNNNNNNNNNNNNNNNNNNNNNNNNNNNNNNNNNNNNNNNNNNNNNNNNNNNNNNNNNNNNNNNNNNNNNNNNNNNNNNNNNNNNNNNNNNNNNNNNNgggggggggggggggggggggggggggggggggggggggggggaggggggggggggggggggggggggggggggggggggggggggggggggctgggcaGGCTTCATCATGGTGGCTGGTGCAATCTGCGGTAAGGAGCACTTCCGGGCAAGATGGGAGGGAACAGGGTGGTGGGGCCCTGCCCTAAGCCTCCAGGGAACACATCTCCTCTGGGCCTGTGCTCCCAGTTGCATCCTGGGCCCAGGAAGGTGTAATNNNNNNNNNNNNNNNNNNNNNNNNNNNNNNNNNNNNNNNNNNNNNNNNNNNNNNNNNNNNNNNNNNNNNNNNNNNNNNNNNNNNNNNNNNNNNNNNNNNNggaggaggaggagggggaggaggaggagggggaggaggagggggaggaggaggagagggaggagggggagaaggagaaggagggggaggaggaggaggggaggagggggaggagggggaggaagaggaggagggggaggagggtagggggaggagggctgggcaggcTTCATCATGGTGGCTGGTGCAATCTGCGGTAAGGAGCACTTCCGGGCAAGATGGGAGGGAACAGGGTGGTGGGGCCCTGCCCTAAGCCTCCAGGGAACACATCTCCTCTGGGCCTGTGCTCCCAGTTGCATCCTGGGCCCAGGAAGGTGTAATGATTAGACTCTCCGCCCTGGGCTTGTGGGAGGGACCTACTCACCGCCCCTCCCAGTTGTACACAGAATGTCAGTTCTGGGCATGTGCTTCCAgatccttccaggcagagggactcaGCCCTCATCAGATTCTCCAGTGGGCCTGTCACCTAAACTGGGCTGTCCCATTCCTGGGTGGTGAGGGGGAGCAATCCAGCACCCACATACACTCACGCTCGTTCTCAGAGCCCAGAGAAACTCATGCCATGATCCCAGGGGTCCACCCACAACCTGGCCCCCAGCAACAGCGCCTGTTGGCCCTCTCCACCATGCTGaccctctcccaccctctgtcACAGCCATGAACACTGTCCTGCTCAGCTGCCTCCTTGCCCTGCCACACATGGTGTATTCCATGGCTGCCGACGGGCTCTTCTTCCAGGTGTTTGCCCATGTGTACTCCCGGATGCAGGTGCCCGTGGTGGGCATCCTGGTGTTCGGGTTCCTCATGGCTTTCCTGGCTCTGCTGGTCGAATTTGAGGCACTAGTGCAGTTCCGCTGCATCTGTGCACTGCTGACCTACACCTTCGTGGCCACCAGCATTATCATGCTACGCTTCCGAAAGTCCCTGCCATCCAGTTCTCAGGACccaagcagccctgtggacacTGAGCAGGCCTCAGCCTCTGAGCCTGGGCAGCTGCGACCAGCCCTGAGGCCCTACCTCCGCTTCCTGGGTGGGTGCAGGCCTGGAGCCGCCGTGGCTTGGGCCCTCGGTGTCCTGGTGGCCTCGGCCATCACCCTGGGCTGTGTGCTGGTCTTCGGGGACTCGGCCCTGCAACTCCCGCCCTGGGGCtacaccctgctgctcctgctcagctccgccacgtttctgctcagtctcctcgtcCTGGGGGCCCACCAGCAACAGCGCCGGCAGGACACCTTTCAGGTACTTCCTCCAGCCAGCACCCACCATgctcagcccagccagctcccttcacaccttcctcctctgctgtggcAGGATGCACCAGGGCTGCAGGGCGGGGGAGGCCAGTGCCCCACACCCCTCTCTCTTCATGGCGGGGGGACCCTTGTCTCTGGAATCTCCAGAGGTGGAGAATGTCTCTGTGGATTCCCGATACATCAGGCCCTGCgccagcagcccttccctgcagcccagcccagcctttGTCCCTCAGGTTCCCATGGTGCCCCTGACTCCCGCCCTGAGCATCCTCCTCAACATCTTCCTCATGCTGCACCTGAGCTACCTGGCCTGGCTGCACTTGTCCATCTGGCTGCTGAtgggtgggtgggggccaggCTAGGACCCcagggggctgcaggaggagggcaaGCAGGGTGGCAGTGCTGGGACCTGCCCCTAAGGTTTGTGCCACCTTTGCAGAACTCATGGTGTATTTTGGCTATGGCATCTGGCACAGCAAGGAGAACCAGCAGGAGTGACTGGCGTTGACTTGTCCCACGCAGCAGCCCGGAGGAGACGGTaccagccctgcagccccctaGCCAGGCACCAGCCCAGGAGCCCAGTCACACAGAGCAGCCCACCAGTCCATGAGGACCACTGGGAGCCCAAATGCCCTCCTCAAGAGGCCATAGGAGCAGGCAGCCCCTCTATCCAGGGCAGCTTGGGGTTGCTGGTTTGCTCATGCTGGGGGGTCCACAGGACCTCAGGACCTCAGCCCAGGTGCCGAGCTTCAAGTCTTTGGGAGTGGGCCATGGCCAGCGCTGGTGTAGTGGACTCTTTGCCCAGTACCTTCCAGTTTATGACCAACTCCAGCTGCCTGGGCAGGTGGGGTAGCACGGGCAGAGAAGAGGCTTGAGTCCCAGGGACCCACAATAATAACTGCTCAGCCAGCCATGTAGCCCGCCTCCATGTCTACTGTGGAGTTCTTTGTGGCACTGACTCCTCACCTGCCCCAGGGAATGAGACAACTGTCCCCAATCCACAGCAAAGCTGCAGAGGTTCTGTAAGGGGGAGGTGCCAGCCCTGGGGCAGTCTTGAGTCAGGGACACAGCCAGGCCTTGGTCCCAGGGTCCCACCCTCAGGCCAgtgccctctgcccagctcagAGGGGTGCTACGCacaccaaaaagagagagaggtccATGAAAGGATAGGCCAAGCGCCTCCAAGTCTCCTCTCTTGTTCCCTTGGAGGCAGATCAAGAGATTCAGAATCCAGATTGGGAGCCTGGATTCCCAAGAAGGCCACCTAGAAAGGGCAGTGGAGTCCTGGGTTCCCTCAGTTTCCCAGGGCTCCCAGAGAGCAGGGCATGTCCTGAGGCCTGCCCCTGATGGAGAGGCCCCCCTGCACAGGCACATGCATCtctcaggcacagacccacaTGGCGCGCACAGTCCCCTGGGTGTGCACCCACGTGCAGACTGAGGCAGCAGCTgtttcccagcccagggctgcctgcagCTTCCAGCAGCCTCTCTCCCTGCCGCCCCCTCAGGGCTTTGTGACAAAGGCTCAGGATGGGACACACGTGGGCAGATGGGTGTACAAGTGCCTGGGCCTGCTCCAGGGACCTTCAGCCCACCTGCTGGTGGTGGGGCCCCATGCTTGGGGGTCCCTAGGCTCACCCTGCACCTCCCATGGTCTCCCCAAGGCCATGCTCCATCTATCATAGACGCCTCACCCTCCTGGTTCCTGCCTGTGAGGACCACACAGGAAGCTGCTGGCTTTGGCAGCTTTACTCCTCCACTCTCTGCAGCCTCAACATCACTTTCTCTGGGCCCCAAGGACAACCAGGGACACGTGACCCCGCTCCATTAACCAGGCCTCAGGGCCATGACCTTTCACCCCGGCCCTTCTGAACCTGCTTCCCACAGACACTGCCCTGGGggtgagaggcagcagggaccCCAAGGCTTTGCTGAGGCTCCAGATGCCAGATGATTCCAGATGCtgcccagcctgagccccaggcctcccctccccagcctggcccatgtCGCTCCAGCAGCAAGCTGCCatcacagccctgcccaccaggGACTCCTGAGGAGGCAGCCCCTTGTCTCCCTGGGGTGGGTACCCAaaaccctgcccctccctgggacccagagagggcttggctcctgcagccccttccctcccctcctgaccATGGGCCTGGGACACGGGGAAATTCTCCAGCAGGCAGGACTCAGGCCCCCAGGGGGATGCCAGAGCCTGAaccaggccagcctgctggggcTTCCAAGTCTTCTGTGAGGGAcattctctccagcccctgggctcCACCTGGGGTCTGGGTCAGAGCGTGGTACGCATGCAGTTGCTTCAGGCTGGGTGAGCAGCTGCCCAGACACATTctcagctgtgaccttgggcagcagtGACATGTGTACAAATATACAGTCTCCCCACCCCATGGTTCCCAGGATCCCGGTGAACAGGTTCCAGGGCGTTGGGCTATTGCCACCAAGGAGACATATAGAAGGTCCCAAAGGACCCCATGCCCACCAAttcagcccctcccccctcccccatcccagccctccaCAGCCCAAGGGCCACCACCAGGAAGGGGCTGGTGCTCATCAGCTGAGCAGGTATGGGCCCAAGATGTGCCAGTGCCCTTGCCTGCAGTCCTAGGGGGTCAGAGCATCTGCCGACCACACTCCTCACTCCATGgatgaggcccagagctgggaggggccatgccctgggaacccagcacagagcagctgccacagcTCCTCTTGTcaggctgtcttctccctggccTTGGACTCTGGCTGCACAGACCCCAGTGTGGGGCAGCTGAGAGGGCAGGGGCTCTCCCTGTGAGGGGGCTGccggcagggggaggagggctgggagccaggcagggctggaggtgaCCACAGCCAGTGTGGTGGACAGCTGGACAGCGGGGAGCTGCTGGGAACACTGGAGACGGGGCCTGGGAGAGcgtctccagccccagccccagctggagCCCCGCTGGGCCAGGGCCCTGCGTCTGTTCCCTGCAGTCTGTACATGAAAGTGACTTCTGTGGTCCCCAGGCAGCACCTGCCGAGGCTGGAGTTCAGGGAAAGACAGTCTGCCTAGGAGCTGAAGGGTGGAATTCTCCCCCAACCTCTGCCCTGGGCCTGCTGGGGCTTCAGCCATGAGTCCCCAAGCTGGGGCCCTGACCCTTCCCAgtccccaacccccaaccctCAACCCCCAACCAGCAGAGAAAGGCTACAGGCCTCAGGAATGGGCCAGCGAGTGGGTGCCAGGCCCACCCTGGTGAAGGTGTCCAGCTACCAGCAGCAGCAATGGGGACAGGTGCTGGGACCCCTCTAAGACATCTGGTCAGCCAGATGTGCAGTTGGGGAAGCCGCCTGTCTGCTCAGGGCTGGCAGTTCCCTTCAGGGTTTTTGTC
This genomic interval carries:
- the LOC124227401 gene encoding cationic amino acid transporter 4-like; the protein is MAQRLCSTASLVRFCQKLNRLKTLEESPTETSLRCHLTTLHLTLLGVGGMVGFGLYVLTGTVAKEMAGPAVLMSFCVAAVASLLAALCYAELAVRVPHRGSAYLFTYLSMGELWAFLIGWNIFVECLIVGAAVARDCSSYLDAIFSHQISSFTETHVGIWQVPLLAQYPDFLVAGIALLASAFITCRAHISSWLNHIFSAINLAIFLFIIIILGFVLARPHNWSTEEGGFAPFGFSGIMAGAATCFYAFTGFDVIAASSVEAQNPKRAVPMAIAISHGLVTSAYILISTVLTLMVAWYRLDPNWALADTFYQRGGSWAGFIMVAGAICAMNTVLLSCLLALPHMVYSMAADGLFFQVFAHVYSRMQVPVVGILVFGFLMAFLALLVEFEALVQFRCICALLTYTFVATSIIMLRFRKSLPSSSQDPSSPVDTEQASASEPGQLRPALRPYLRFLGGCRPGAAVAWALGVLVASAITLGCVLVFGDSALQLPPWGYTLLLLLSSATFLLSLLVLGAHQQQRRQDTFQVPMVPLTPALSILLNIFLMLHLSYLAWLHLSIWLLMELMVYFGYGIWHSKENQQE